The window AGCTCCAACCCAAgattatgcatatatataatagataaattatcacaaataccacattaatagtaagattttaatatttgcactaattatttttaaaaaatatttatacttttagagttaattaatttaaagatagggtttagagttagaggtttttaaaagatatttatactCATAaagttaactaatttaaatttaagGTTTAGAAGGTTTAAAATTAAAGGGTGGGGTAGCGTTTTTgaaatatgaaatttaaaattctaataaaaatataaataaatatttaaaagaaatttaaaaaattttaaaatagtttcaaactaatttttgattttaaaaaagaatttgaagaaaaatataattcgaaaacaaaagatcaagaaaatatttttaagtattttcctTAACTGTTGAACTGTCTCAATATTTTCAGCTCTAAATGCTCATTGGAATGGTAGCTACTTCAAATTGGAAAATGTCAAATTCGAAGGGCTGTCTGCTTTCCTTTTACCAGCCGAATCAGAGAGTGACAAAAGGGATATTATCTTCGATCGGAGTGATAGGTTTTGAATTAGCTATGGTTCTTTTCACCCATGCAGAAAAGACGTTTTCTATTAGACATAAAGTATTTCACATTGATAATTGAAAGAGATCCTAAGCAATATATAGGATAAGATGAGTCATTCTTCttatcaccaattggtttttAGATTAGAAGTCCATCTAACTTAACATAGTATCAGAGCTTGATCCATGCAGTTCAATCTGATCCACATCGATCTGACCCAACGTTGGCCGAAAATTCTGAGATTAAAGCTCAAAGAACCATCATCTCGAGAGGGCGTATTAGACACAATGTGTCCCACATCGATAATTGGAAAAGAtcctaaataatatataaaatagatagGTCACTCCTTTTATCACCAATTAATTTTAGGTTGGAAGTCTATCTAAAACACTTTCCGTCTCTTTTCTTTGATCCAAAGGTACTGGTAGAGACAGATGGGAAAGAGTTTCCTGCTCCAAAAGCCATAGAACCCTGGATCTTGAAATTGGACGAGACATTCTCTTCAACCGAGTTCTCTGATTCATATCCATTGAGAGACTGAGGATCAGGGAGAGATATGGTTGGGGCCTAAACCCAATCATGAGTGTACTGAAATCACAGCACCTTGGGAGTTATAATTACAAACATGACCTTGTTCTTGTTTAGATCATGAGAGATGTGCAGAATCACATGTTGTACCTTTGGATTCTCCTTAATGGATTGCTGCATATGTAATATTCTTGCTCATCTTTCTGTTTCATCAGAATGGGATACATATTGAAGAGTCATGCACCGATCTTCCTTTGATAACTCCGGGAAAAGAGGAGGAAACCCAGGAGGACCATCCATACGGATGCCTTCAGTTGTCTGGCCAGGTTGATCTTCTTTGCTTGTCTCCTCGATTGGTAGTGGTGGTTTATTCAAACCTGCAGCTGGTTACTTTCTCTTGGAGTATGGGCACCAAGATTTCTCATGAGTAAGTCTAAAGCAAGAGAAGCACCGTTTATGAATCTTTTTATACTATAGGTGATTACAGTAATTTCACCAGAGGGTAGAATGAGATTCTTGACTTCAAAGGCAAGATTTTTCACGTTGAAGGTTACTTTAGCTCTGACATAATTTGTGGTTTGTGAGGCTTTGGGATCATAGGCAAGTTCTTCCATTTTTCCTATTTTTTTGGCAAGATATTAAACATTATCTCTGATGTATAGTAAACCACTGGATGTTCCTGATTTGGAAACTGTCGTGAGAATGTTTCTTGGTGGAGAAGTACACCACCGTTCAAGCAACAACGTTGTAACTTGACTACTagtggaaaaataaaattttaatagtttttaaatcaaaatttttataacAACGTTGTAGCTTGACTGCCTAAGTTTGCCCGTTATAGCAATGTTAATTTGGTTGAATGTGGTGGTTAGAAGTGATTGCATAGGTTAGAAGTGAACCGTTGTAGCTTGACTGCCTAAGTTTGCCCGTTTGTATCGGACATATTACAGTGGTTCACTTCTAACCTATGCAATCACTTTTAGCTTACTTTGTATCTTCGAAATCaccatttttgtttgtttgtattgATGTTGTTGCGTTAGTTGCATAGAAGGCTACGGTTCTCTTTACAACAATGAGAATAGTGATTGTCACTCTGCTAATAAAGGTCTCAGGAGATAATTTCTAGCTAATTGTCTCCAGCAAAACCAAGATTCACAACTAGTGTCTTGTTTGTTTCTCATTTGTCTAATGATCAAGTTGCAGAAGAAAATGTGGTTTGATTATGCTTACGttcatgttttgtttatgtaaaaatcgttgaaaaatagttaaatatttgtaagaatTCAAACTATATACACAAAAGGAGACCTAAAGAAGCACACCAACACTCCAAAAACTATGCAAGGTATGGTTATTGACGACCCAACTATATCATATTCTAAAGAGATCACCGGATTGTTGTTCTACCAAAGTACAGGGCCCCAATCCCGCTCTCCCTGCGCTGAGAACAAGAAACAGAGAGCACATGTGTGTTTGTGTTATGCATTGTTGTGACTAAGAGACAGGAATAAATCAtattaatgttctttctttaccTGAGATTTAGGAGAAGGGAACACATTCCAAAATCTTAACGTTTCATCTCCTGCTCCTGTCACGATTGTCTGCCAACCAACAAAGATTCATCACACAAGAGAAACTACCGTTGATGCAAGTGTAGATATTCTAACCTGTCCATCGGGTGAAACAGCAAGATACAGAACACGAAACGTGTGACCCGTAAGAGTTGCTAACTGTAAGAGATCAAAAAGACATGTTCAGTTGTCTAAATTGTCagcaacaaagagagagagagagagagagaggtaaaTCTTACTTTAGACATGGTTGGGTATTTCCAAACGATGATTTGGTTTTGAGAATATCCATGCGTGCTCACAAGCTCGTTCACGTTTTTAGACCAAGCTAAATTACACACCTGACTATTAGTGTCTACGCAACTTAAACGAGTGTTTGTCTTCGTGTTCCAGAAACGGATACATCTATCAGCAGTGCCACCACCTGAAGCAAGAAGTCCATGAAGATGCGGAGACCAAGCAATGGCTTTAACCGCTGCTGTGTGTTCACAGTATCTCAAAACCGGTTGTGTTGAATGTTGGTTCCATACGAGAAGCTGCACCATCCGAGGAGAATCATTACCCGTGTTCCAAAGAGGAAACAGACCCAATTATATACTTTACCTTATTGTCGTTTCCGCCTGATGCTAGCTCACGATTGTCATAAGACCATTTGAGTCCGCAGACTTCGGATCTGTGACCTGTTAGCTTACTGACATGATCTTCTTGAGAACGTATGTCTCTCTGGAGTATTTTCTTGTCTCTGCTACCGGAAGATAAAACAGATGAGCTCCACGCTAGGGCTCCAACTCGTAGTCGGTGTCCTCCCATCGTTCTTATTCTCCTGCAGCGTAACGCATCCCAAATCTAGTGAAAAAGAAAAGCACTAAGATTAAGTTgtccatatttttaaaaagctaTAAATGTGTTCAACATACCTCTACAGTTCCGCTACTAGTTCCAATAGCCAAATGTGTTCCACGTAGTGCCCAGCTCACTGAGCAAACACTTTCATCGCCACCGAGATCGCATAACTTAGTTACCTGAAAGTATCAGAAAGTCATTCCAAGTCAAACACATTTCAACACTCTTTGAGAcaggaagaaaaagaaaatataactcACCTTGCTACTAGAAGCATTCCACAAATAAACACATCCCCCTAATCCAACTGCAAGTACATTTTGCGCTGACCAATCCACGAGATTCAAGTAAAAATCATCTTGCAGAGCCGGCGCATCCAATACCTAACAACAACATCCACAACATCAGCAAGAACCTACATTTATAATCACTGGACAGAGAGTAAGACATTACGCATTCTTCAAAAACAGTTCAATAAACACTAACAAAAACTTCACAAACATCTCACGAGTTTCACACAAACAACACTACACTAGTAATCACTGGAGAGAGAGTAGTAGGCATTACGCATTCTTCAAAAACAGTTCACtccacacacacacattcaCTCAAAGAGA of the Brassica rapa cultivar Chiifu-401-42 chromosome A03, CAAS_Brap_v3.01, whole genome shotgun sequence genome contains:
- the LOC103858613 gene encoding protein FIZZY-RELATED 1 produces the protein MEERSSKRIKPTMEDEEEDPSSSSSQLNLPPSMNRPTVSLETQRINRLIHSDHYHSPSKPIYSDRFIPSPSGSNFALFGLEPSPGKEDGPGSYAGMLRTVLFEPETPEKRDVVTGFSPSSRNIFRYKTETQRPVTSFPPFGCDEGPSVSRSPVKPPRNILKSAYKVLDAPALQDDFYLNLVDWSAQNVLAVGLGGCVYLWNASSSKVTKLCDLGGDESVCSVSWALRGTHLAIGTSSGTVEIWDALRCRRIRTMGGHRLRVGALAWSSSVLSSGSRDKKILQRDIRSQEDHVSKLTGHRSEVCGLKWSYDNRELASGGNDNKLLVWNQHSTQPVLRYCEHTAAVKAIAWSPHLHGLLASGGGTADRCIRFWNTKTNTRLSCVDTNSQVCNLAWSKNVNELVSTHGYSQNQIIVWKYPTMSKLATLTGHTFRVLYLAVSPDGQTIVTGAGDETLRFWNVFPSPKSQRRESGIGALYFGRTTIR